The sequence below is a genomic window from Nicotiana tomentosiformis chromosome 6, ASM39032v3, whole genome shotgun sequence.
TAAGAATGTCCATTCGAGCATTAGCTGACATATACTCATTGAGCAGTTTCTCCTTCAGGTCCTCAACCTGTTTCCTGAGGTCGGCATTTTCTTTGGTCAAACGGGCAACCTCTGTGCTGTGAGAACTGCTGGAACCAGGTGCTTCCTGAAGCTGACTTAGCTGACCTTCGAGAATAGCATTCCTTGCCTCCAGCTTCTTTATATACGTCCCCACAGTACTTTTTGGCTTTTTAATTTTTCCTTGCCAGCGTCCTGGGTATCACCAACCTTGGTCTtcttggaggaaccaggttcctcactgGCATCAACCTTCCTTTTCATTGATTTTCTTACACTCTTGCCTTTCTCTGCAGATTTCCTGGAGATCTTCTCAGCAGACTCCTCAGCCACTTTTTCATAGGACTCCTCAACCATTTTCTCATCCTCTTTCTCACCAGATTTTTCACCCTCAACCTTACTCAACTCCTTTTCACTCACAGATGACCCCCTCTTGGACTTTGGAATAGTAAATTTCTTTGAGGACTTACGAACCAAGGGACCACGTTCCTCTTCGACCTCATCATCCACATTCACGATTAGTGCAGGAGCCACTACCTTCTCATTGACAACCTTTCCATCTTTCAccaatctcctcttct
It includes:
- the LOC138894232 gene encoding uncharacterized protein, with amino-acid sequence MDEPGSPVNQTMYRGNAPYMPSKVSLELQEHEAKENMMSIAAEGTLVGGYEVVSESQGGENGAEVQGRELVPVETLAPDSTTGESIEGHDPSAQEDPSASTWDKTLGSTQEPHVSTDLVPSPHFYAEPLTIVVPEMRSLSEEEKEDSEEKDYDNVALANFISARSRKKKKKRRLVKDGKVVNEKVVAPALIVNVDDEVEEERGPLVRKSSKKFTIPKSKRGSSVSEKELSKVEGEKSGEKEDEKMVEESYEKVAEESAEKISRKSAEKGKSVRKSMKRKVDASEEPGSSKKTKKLEARNAILEGQLSQLQEAPGSSSSHSTEVARLTKENADLRKQVEDLKEKLLNEYMSANARMDILINTLASSSKPFPSSAP